The Gossypium arboreum isolate Shixiya-1 chromosome 6, ASM2569848v2, whole genome shotgun sequence DNA window TTTAGTTGATAAATTATATCAGGACTTAACCTAGATGCAACATGTGTTCATGGTGTTCAAGCTCTCTGATTTTTCATGGATGTTTATACTGTAATATCAACTCTTCATTTGTACAAAGAACAAAGAGGCTATCTTGTTTTTGCTACATGGTAATCTGCAATGCGATGTGGCTGGAATGAAACTGTTGTAGAAAGATCTGTGACCTGAATTATGCTTCTTCGTGCGCGTGTTCCATTAACTGCTAAATTTTCTTTTTCAGGTAGTGATTTCTGGTTGAGAATCAGTTGGCCTGTGCTGTGCTAAGTATGAAATGATTCTGCCAATTTGCCAATCATTATAAGCAGATTAGTACATTAGAAGTGCTTTTAATTTGATCCTATATAGGAATAGAGAGATTAAAGTCGAAGTTCCAAGTCAACTTTTAGCGACTCTGGTGGTGGTTTATATGGTTGGAAATCCACATGATAACTTTCTATCCACTTTGATGTTGTTTTGCCGTCAATTGATCCTATCCATGCCTTCATAATCTCTTTGTTTGAATTGTTGAATCGTGCAACTGAATGTCTCTGTTTTTTGTTCAGTTGACACACTAGTGAATGGGGCTGAAGACCAAGTGATCGTGTCATTGGCAAACCAACCATTGGCATCATCCTTTCTGACTGGCATCGACCCCTCTCCCTTTTGTGTGCATTCTGGT harbors:
- the LOC108484863 gene encoding transcriptional regulator TAC1-like; the protein is MSVNYLINEGHDDGCYEGNAMEWLDLSLGKHGDIAASKSGLRSNYASNKIFSCNFCRRKFYSSQALGGHQNAHKRERGRCQSERMMPMVGLPMTRSLGLQPHSLVCQLNKKQRHSVARFNNSNKEIMKAWIGSIDGKTTSKWIESYHVDFQPYKPPPESLKVDLELRL